Genomic DNA from Salinibacter pepae:
ACCGGCTTTTTCCTCGCCATCGGCCACACGCCCAACACCGGGCCGTTCGAGGGCTGGGTCCAGATGGACGAGACCGGCTACGTCCAGACCGAGGGCGCGTCCACCTACACCGACGTGCCGGGCGTCTTCGCCTGTGGCGATGCCCAGGACAGCACGTACCGACAGGCCGTGACGGCGGCGGGGACCGGCTGCAAGGCCGCCATCGACGCCGAGCGGTGGCTCAGCGAGCACGGCGCGGCCGAGGCCCCACGCGCCGACGCCAACCGGCAGCCCGTGGAAGCGTAACGTCTCTCTTTGTTGCGTGCCGATGTCTGCCCGCTCGCTTCTTTTTCTTCTCGGGGCCCTCGCCCTCGGTGCCAGTCTCGCGTCCGCCTGCACGCCGGGCTCCTCGCGCTCCTCCCGGCCGGACACGACGGCCGCAGCAGCTGCGCCCGGGGCCCCGGAGGACCGGTCTCCACAACGGCCGTCGGTGACGCCGTCCTCCCCCACCGACACAGCGTCCCGATCGGTGTCGCAGCGACTGGCGGACGCGAGCGTGGCGGCCCGGGCCAAGCAGGCCCTCGCCCGGCACCGAACCCTTCGGCGCTTCGACTTCTCCCCGTCGGCTGTGCGGGGGCGCCTCGCCCTGCGCGGCGACGTCGACACCCGCGAGCAGTACCGCGAGGCCGAGCGCGTGGCTGCGGCCCTGGATGCCGTCCGCGCGGTCACGAACGAGGTGACCGTGGACGGCCGCCCGGTGACCAGCGCCGACCCGTCCTCCGCCGGCACGGCCTACCACACCGTTCGGCGCGGAGACACCCTTTCTGAAATCGCCCGCCGGCACGGGGTGTCGGTGCAACAGCTTCGCAGGCTCAACGACGGGACCGCTGCCCTGCAGCCCGGCCAGCGCCTCCGCGTGCGGTAGCGGACCGCCCGTCAACACGGCCCCCTGGTGTCCCCCGATCGTGAATCTGTGGTGCCGCCGCATGCGCACGCACGGCCCGAGCGCTTCGGCGCCCCCATTCAGCCGGGGTTGTCTCTACGAAGAGCGTCGACGCGGGGGCCGCCGGAACCACAGCGGAATGTGTCTGGCGCTCAGCGACGACCCCGGAGGGGTGGGCTCCGTTTTCGCTTTGCGCTCTAGTCCCTATGTTACGAGTCCACCAACCTACCGCACCTGCGCTCCTCGTCCTATGCGCCGCCTCTCGCCGTTTTCGCTTTTGCTCTGTGCCCTTCTCCTCGCCGCCCCGCCGGCGCTCGCCCAGAACGGCGACGGCGGGGGCGACCGCCTCACGGGGCCGGACTTCGCCCGCAGCCCGGTGACGGCCCAGCACGGCATGGCCGCCACCAGCCAGCCCCTCGCCTCCCAGATCGCGGTCGACATCTTGAAGCAGGGGGGCAGCGCCGTCGACGCGGCCATCGCCGCCAACGCGGCACTCGGCCTCATGGAGCCGACCGGCAACGGGCTCGGGGGCGACCTCTTCGCCATCGTCTACGACCCGGAGACGGACTCGACGTACGGCCTAAACGCCAGCGGCCGTTCCCCACAGGGCCTCTCCTACGAGGACCTGCAAGGCGAACTGGGCGACCGCGACCAGATTCCGCTGCTCGGCCACCTGCCGGTGAGCGTGCCCGGCACCGCCAGTGGGTGGGGCAAGCTGCACGAGCGGTTTGGGGCGCTGCCCCTCCGCGAAGACCTGGCCCCCGCCATCGAGTACGCCCGGGACGGCTTTCCGCTCTCGCAGGTGATCGCCTACTACTGGCAGGGCAACGTGGAGAGCTTCCGCGAGAACAGCGACATGCTGCCGGACAGCGAGAACTGGAAGGAAACCTACCTCATTGAGGGGGACGACGGCCAGATGCGGGCGCCGGAGGAGGGGGAGGTCTTCCGCAATCCGGACCTCGCCAGTACGCTGGAGACGATCGCCGAGAACGGCACGGAGGCCTTCTACGAGGGGGAGATCGCCCAGACCATCGCCGACTACGCCAAGCGCACCGGCGGCTACCTGCGCATGGAGGACTTGCGTCAGCACGAGGCCAACTGGGTCGACCCGGTCTCGGTCGACTACCGCGGCGTGGAGGTCTTCGAGCTGCCGCCCAACGGCCAGGGCATCGCCGCGCTGCAGATGCTTCAGATCCTGAAGGGCTACGACGTGGCGAGCATGGGCCACAACTCCACCGACTACCTCCACGTGCAGGCCGAGGCCAAGAAGCTGGCCTTTGAGGACCGGGCCCGTTTCTACGCCGATCCCGATTTCGCCGACGTGCCGGTGCAGCAGCTCATCTCCGAGGAGTACGGCGCGCAACGGCGGCAACAGATCGAGATGGACGAGGTGCTGTCCGCCCCGGACGCCGGAAATCCCCGCTCGGTGACGACCGCTGGCCTAGACCCGGCCATGCGCGAGCGCCTCAACAACGGCGACACGATCTACCTGACGGTCGCGGATTCGAGCGGCATGATGGTCTCGCTCATTCAGAGCAACTACGCCGGGATGGGCAGCGGACTCGTGCCCGACGGCCTCGGCTTCATGCTCCAGGACCGCGGTGCCCTCTTCACGATGGAGCAGGGCCACCCCAACGTCTACGAGCCGGGCAAACGCCCCTTCCACACCATCATCCCGGCCTTCGCCACGAAGGACGGCGAGCCGTTCCTGAGCTTCGGCGTCATGGGGGGCGGGATGCAGCCGCAGGGCCACGTGCAGGTGCTCAGCAACATCGTCGACTTTGGCCTCAACGTGCAGGCGGCCGGTGACGCGGCGCGCTACCGCCACTACGGCAGCAGCTCGCCGACGGGGGAGGCCATGGACGGGCGCGGGACGCTCCGCGTGGAGAGCGGCGTGTCGGAGGACGTGGTAAACGCGCTCCGCGGCCGGGGGCACAGCGTAAGCGTGGGGGCGGGCGGCTACGGGGGCTACCAGGCGATCCGCTGGGACCCGGAGGAGGAGGTCTACTGGGGCGGCACGGAGATGCGAAAGGACGGCTACGTGATTGGGTATTAGCCATGCAGGGTCTACTGAGGAGCACGGGCGTGCCCTACGTCCCGCTACCTCCTCGGCCCCTTCTTTCTCGTCGCGGGGCCGTTCATCGGCCAAGGGGCGGGGCCCCCTCGCCCGAGGACGGCGCCGATTCGGGAACCGCCTCCGCGGCTTCGAGTCGACGAAGAAGTTGCCAGCGCGCCCCGGTCCCGACCATCAGGAGCACTACGATCACCGTGTACGACGCGGCGGTCAGCTCCTCTACGTCCTCCTGCGGCAGGGCGGGCGGGCGCACCGTCAGTAGCCACTCCGCCAGCACGTTGCCCTCCACGACCAGCAGTGTCCCCAAGGCCAGAAGAAGCACGGCACGAAGGAGGAGGCCCCACCAGAGATAGCCGCGCAGAATGGGCGCGGCGTGCTTCGTGTCGTGGACGCGGCCGAGCAGCCGATCAAGCATAGGTGGGTGTGGCGTTCGCCACAAACGGTGGGGCTCGTGCGGTGGGGCTCGTGCGGTGGGGCTCGTGCGGTGGGGCCGACGAGGTTGAGGCGCCCGACTTGGAGGTGTGCACGCGCCTATCCCTCCGAGACGTCGCCCTCCATCTCACGCGGGTCCGTCGCCATTCGGGCGGCCACCCCCACGGCCCCCGCGTGAGGCCCCGTGCGCGCCGTTACGCGGAGCGTGTCTCCGTCGACCTCCACGTGCCACCGCTCGGCGTCCTCGTCGGCGGCCCCCTCGTCCTTGAGGACGATCGTGTCCCCGTCGACCCCAAGAATGGGGTGGGACGCGACGTGCGGCTCGGGGCCCGTGCCGTGCTTTACGACCTCCCAGGAGTGGGGCGTGGCGGCGTAGTACGTGGGCACGCCCGGCGCCGCCCCGTCCCAGCGGCGCACCCGCCAGAAGCCCGCCCAGTCGGGACGCGCGTCGCCGGGAGCGGCCCGGCCTGAGGAGGAAGCGGACGTGTCGGGGTCTGCATCAGCCATCGCGAATGAAGGGATAGGAAGATAGTTTGTCTTCTATACGGCCCACTGGGCCCAACAGATTCTTGCCGATCCCGTCGTCACTGCGTCCCCTCCGCCGCGCGCGGCCGGAGCACGAACTCGACGTCCCGCGAGACGGTCGCCCCTGTGACCTCGTCGGTCACGCGAACGGTAACCCGCACGTCCTGCGGCTCGTCCCGCTGAATCCCGGACAGGTCGAGTAGGATCGCCTCCGTCGTGCGGCGGTCGGTGCCCGCCATCGTCATCTCGGTGCTGGTGCGTTGCGTGTCGGTGCCGCGGAAGAGTTCCGTCCAGCCGCGCCTCGTTTCCCCCTCCGCCTCGTAGGCGATCGAGTACCGGGTTCGGTCGTCGGCGCCGTAGGCGAGGTGGTACAGCTCGAAGGAGAGCAGGAGGGGGGTCTCTTCGGTGAGGGTGCGGAACGGGTACGGCGTGGCCTGCTCGGTGGGAGGGGCCAGGGACTGCGCACTCGTGTCGGGCAGCGTGAGCACCTTCACGTCACTCATCTCGACCCCTGGGCCCTCGGCGCGGAGCGGCTCCAGCGAGTCGACACGGGCGGTGGCCACCCGTCGCTTCGGCCCCATCCGTTTCCCCTCGGACGGCGAGTCGGACGTCCACAGCTGGTACTGCCCCCACTGCAGGCCGAGGCGGTAGCGGCCCGTCGCCCCCTCCAGGGTGAGGGGCGAGGGCACAATCATCCGTGTGTCCGTGCCCGTCTGTGCCTCCACCGGATACCGACCGCGCGTCCGCTGCAGCAGCCGGTGCTCGTCGTCGTACTGCGCCGCCGAGACGGCGATCAGGGACGACGCGGGGGCGCCGGCCTCGCCCAGCCGCAGCCGATCGGCCGGCACGCCCCAGTAGACCTCCGTCCGGGTCGTGCCGTCCGGATCGAGGAACCGCGCCGTCCGCACCGATACGGGCAGCCGTGCGGTCTCATCGAGCAGGGCGGTCTGCTGACGAGGCATCGCCTCCTCGCGCCGCTCCACGGCCTCTCGGTCTTCGCGCTCGGCCCGCGTCACCATGCGGGCGACGAACCGGGTCGGGTAGTCGTAGCCCATCGACGAATTCGAGAAGACCCGCCGGGTCTGCCCGACGCCCGCTCCCACTTTCGCCGACCGCTGGCCGGCCGAGCCGGACCCACCGCCGGAGCGTTCGGCCGCCCTCGCGGCCGTCGCCTGCATCTCTTGCCAGCTCGCGTAGTTGGCGATCTTCGAGTATCGCGTGCTGAAGTTGATATGGAACAGGGCCAACTCCCGGTAGATGGCCCGCATGGCCATGAGGGCCGAGTAGGCAATGTTGAGTCCCCGCTCCGTGTCTGCGCGCTGCCGGGTCAGGTACCGCGGCATGAGCTCGTTGGCCTTCGCCTGCCGGAAGCAATCCGACGTGTTGTCCTCGGCGAACAGGTAGAAGCCGGACTCGTCGATGTGGGTGTAGAGCCAGATCTCGCTCTTTGGGAAGCTGGACGGGGGGACGTTCACCCCGAAGCGGTAGACCTCCTTGAAGAACTCGCCGTCCTCGTAGTTGAGGGATCGCTGCTTGTAGGGGCTTCCAAGCCGGAGGTGCACGAGCCCCCGGTCGTCGAGCGCACTGACCCGCTCGGCACATGCGAAGTTCTGACGCACCCGAACGAGGCGGGTGAGGTGCTCCTCCAGGCGCTCGTTCGCGTCGGTGGCCGGAAGGGGATCGAGCCCGCGCCACCACTCCACGAGGGCCGCCCCGGCGTCGGGTTCGAAGGTCCATTCCGCAGGGGCCGTGGAGCGATCCTGCTGAATCACGCGGGCCAGTGCGGAGTCGGCCATGAGGGGGGCCATCTGCGCCACCCGCCGGCGCGAGAGGGACCGCATGGCCTCCGACGTGTCGGTGCCGACCCGGCCGAGAAGGGACCGGTAGGCGTCCACCGCGTAGAGCCGCTCGCCCCGAAGCTGCTCGGGGGTGAGGCCACGCAGGTACGCATCGGCGAGACGGGCGTCGAACCGTCCAACGTTCCAGAGCGTCCGGAGCCCTGTGCGCCACGCCGACCGCGCCTTCCCCGGCTGGTCGGCCTGCTGATAGGCCCTGCCCAACCAGTACGCGGCGGCGCCGTGGGCCGGGGAGACAAGCGCGGAGTCAGCGTCCAGTGCCGACCGCAGGAGGGCGGCCGCGTCCGCGGGCTGCCCCCTGCGGAGCAACTCAACCCCTGCTTCGACCTGGGGCGTGCCGGAGAGGCCCTGCACCTCCGGAATGTCGAGCTGGGCCCACGCGGAGGAAGGGGCCGTGCACAGGCACAGAAGCATTCCCCCGAGCAGGCCACACAAGAGGTGCCTCGCACCGACGGACGCGGCTCCCAAGAGTCGGCGCCAAGGGGAACGGGAGGAACTACGCATGACACTGTATGTATTGCGCCGGGCCGGATGCAGCGACCGGCATCCACAGTCTCTAAGGGTTAAGTAAGATGTTCACTGAACCTTTGTCGTTCCCGCTGCTCGCGTGGCCTGCCCGTAGCCGTTACAATTGTGTAGAGGAGGAATCCGTCGGGGACGGGCGGCGTGTGTTGTTGCCCAGTGCAACATGTCCATCGGTGTTTGCCTTCGTGCCCTCCTTTGCGACACGCCTCCGGTCTACGACGCGCATCGAGCGCTGGTCGCTCGTCAACGCCGTTGCCGTGCTTCTCGCGGCCGTGGGCGCCGTGTGGCTCCGGGCCCTCGATCCAATTCTGATCGTGGGCGTGGCGATGCTTGGGGGACTTGTGGGCATCGAACGGGCCCGGTGGACCCCCCACGGCACATTCGGCGTGGCCAATGGCGTGACGGCACTTCGGGTGGGCCTACTGGGCCTGCTCGCCCCCGCAGCGTCCGTCGGCCCGTGGCCCCTCGTCGTGCTGAGCCTCCTCTTTTTGGGCCTCGACGGCCTCGACGGATGGCTGGCCCGTCGGTATCATCTCTCCTCGTCGTTCGGGGCGTTCTTCGACAAAGAGACCGACGCCCTCTTTCTGCTTCTGCTCTGTGGCCTCGCGGCGTTCCGGGACGTCCTCCCGCTCTGGATTGTGGGCGCCGGCCTGCTGCGCTACGGGTTCGTAGTGGTGCTCTTTCTCCTTCCGACGCCCCGGAAGACCGAATCCCGTTCGTCCCTCGCCCGGTACGTGTTCGGGGCCACGGTCGGGGCGCTTCTCGTATCGTTCCTTCTGCCTCCGGGCCTGTCACGCCCGCTCGTGGCCGTGGCCACGGCGGCCTTGCTCGTGTCGTTCGGGCGGTCGCTCTGGGGGATCGTTGCTCCGCAGTGGGTGTTGAGGGAACCCTGATCGGAGAGGGGGGGCACGCCGATTCGGGTTCGCCGTTCTCCTCCGGAGTGATCACGCCATGTCGACTCGCTGGCACACCTCGGTCTCCGCCCCCGGTCGGGTCTGGGGCTCGTTCATCGGGGCGTGGGGCCTGCTCACACTGCTTCCGTTCCTTCCGGCCCTCGCGACGCCGCGCCCCCGAAGTCCGTACTTTCCCCTCTGCGTGGAGGTCCTGGTGCTCGGGACGGCCGTCGTCTACGCCCACCGGACGCGGTGGGCCCGCGCGGCCCGCCTCGGGGCGGGGCTCGGGCTCGGCCTGCTGCTGCTCTACGAAGTGTACGACGCGACGGTGTACGTCGCCACACGCCGCAGCGGCATCCTCTACGAGGACCTGCAGTACGTGGACAACCTGAGCTATCTTCTGCTCGACCTCTGGTCGTGGCGCGTGGGCGTCCTCGCCGTCCTGGCGCTCGCCGGTATGGGGGCTGCCGGGCGGCCCTGCTGGCCGTGCACCTCGCGGCCTGGCCCCTCGTCGCCGTGGTGGGGCCGGCCCTGGAGCTCGGCTCCGTGAACATGACGTACCAGTCGTCCGGCGAGCGGACCCGAGTGCGCACGACGACCGCTCGCGCCGTGGCCAACGCCCGGGCCTCGCTGCGCCTCCAAACGATGCTCGACTCGATGCGGACGGCCCCGGTCGATTCCGCCTACGCGGCCTACGACACCCTCGCCCTCAACCGGCGCCCGTCCATTTACCTTCTCATGGTGGAGTCGTACGGATCGACCCTCAACGCGCACCCGTCGCTTCGCGCCCCGTACCGTGCCCTCATGCGGCGCACCGACTCGGTCTTTGCCGCGAACGGCTGGCACCGGGCCACCGCCCGGAGCGACATTCCCGTGCGGGGCGGGCGGTCGTGGCTGTCCATCGCCTCCCTGTTGACCGGCACACGGGTGGGCCACCAGCTGCTCTTCAACCAGTTCCAGGCCGCCGCGGACGACTCGACCCGCACGGTCCCTCATCTCGTCCGCTTTCTCGACGGGCAGGGCTACCGCACCGTGGCCCTCCAGCCCTTTACCTTCGAGCGTCC
This window encodes:
- a CDS encoding CDP-alcohol phosphatidyltransferase family protein → MPSFATRLRSTTRIERWSLVNAVAVLLAAVGAVWLRALDPILIVGVAMLGGLVGIERARWTPHGTFGVANGVTALRVGLLGLLAPAASVGPWPLVVLSLLFLGLDGLDGWLARRYHLSSSFGAFFDKETDALFLLLLCGLAAFRDVLPLWIVGAGLLRYGFVVVLFLLPTPRKTESRSSLARYVFGATVGALLVSFLLPPGLSRPLVAVATAALLVSFGRSLWGIVAPQWVLREP
- the ggt gene encoding gamma-glutamyltransferase; translated protein: MRRLSPFSLLLCALLLAAPPALAQNGDGGGDRLTGPDFARSPVTAQHGMAATSQPLASQIAVDILKQGGSAVDAAIAANAALGLMEPTGNGLGGDLFAIVYDPETDSTYGLNASGRSPQGLSYEDLQGELGDRDQIPLLGHLPVSVPGTASGWGKLHERFGALPLREDLAPAIEYARDGFPLSQVIAYYWQGNVESFRENSDMLPDSENWKETYLIEGDDGQMRAPEEGEVFRNPDLASTLETIAENGTEAFYEGEIAQTIADYAKRTGGYLRMEDLRQHEANWVDPVSVDYRGVEVFELPPNGQGIAALQMLQILKGYDVASMGHNSTDYLHVQAEAKKLAFEDRARFYADPDFADVPVQQLISEEYGAQRRQQIEMDEVLSAPDAGNPRSVTTAGLDPAMRERLNNGDTIYLTVADSSGMMVSLIQSNYAGMGSGLVPDGLGFMLQDRGALFTMEQGHPNVYEPGKRPFHTIIPAFATKDGEPFLSFGVMGGGMQPQGHVQVLSNIVDFGLNVQAAGDAARYRHYGSSSPTGEAMDGRGTLRVESGVSEDVVNALRGRGHSVSVGAGGYGGYQAIRWDPEEEVYWGGTEMRKDGYVIGY
- a CDS encoding LysM peptidoglycan-binding domain-containing protein, whose product is MSARSLLFLLGALALGASLASACTPGSSRSSRPDTTAAAAAPGAPEDRSPQRPSVTPSSPTDTASRSVSQRLADASVAARAKQALARHRTLRRFDFSPSAVRGRLALRGDVDTREQYREAERVAAALDAVRAVTNEVTVDGRPVTSADPSSAGTAYHTVRRGDTLSEIARRHGVSVQQLRRLNDGTAALQPGQRLRVR
- a CDS encoding GWxTD domain-containing protein, with the protein product MLLCLCTAPSSAWAQLDIPEVQGLSGTPQVEAGVELLRRGQPADAAALLRSALDADSALVSPAHGAAAYWLGRAYQQADQPGKARSAWRTGLRTLWNVGRFDARLADAYLRGLTPEQLRGERLYAVDAYRSLLGRVGTDTSEAMRSLSRRRVAQMAPLMADSALARVIQQDRSTAPAEWTFEPDAGAALVEWWRGLDPLPATDANERLEEHLTRLVRVRQNFACAERVSALDDRGLVHLRLGSPYKQRSLNYEDGEFFKEVYRFGVNVPPSSFPKSEIWLYTHIDESGFYLFAEDNTSDCFRQAKANELMPRYLTRQRADTERGLNIAYSALMAMRAIYRELALFHINFSTRYSKIANYASWQEMQATAARAAERSGGGSGSAGQRSAKVGAGVGQTRRVFSNSSMGYDYPTRFVARMVTRAEREDREAVERREEAMPRQQTALLDETARLPVSVRTARFLDPDGTTRTEVYWGVPADRLRLGEAGAPASSLIAVSAAQYDDEHRLLQRTRGRYPVEAQTGTDTRMIVPSPLTLEGATGRYRLGLQWGQYQLWTSDSPSEGKRMGPKRRVATARVDSLEPLRAEGPGVEMSDVKVLTLPDTSAQSLAPPTEQATPYPFRTLTEETPLLLSFELYHLAYGADDRTRYSIAYEAEGETRRGWTELFRGTDTQRTSTEMTMAGTDRRTTEAILLDLSGIQRDEPQDVRVTVRVTDEVTGATVSRDVEFVLRPRAAEGTQ